A genomic region of Mesorhizobium sp. NZP2077 contains the following coding sequences:
- a CDS encoding helix-turn-helix transcriptional regulator: MKQADIKEAAEALFNEQRSPFGAFSLSSETHHAVTVPDAVRRCRWISVDINASAFGLYFVSPSPERARLVPCFDSDYPGIAVATKFISGANGEEIVRHTHNSTEPRWWTDDGVAAMTEMFGNLAWTAQIAPLAPGTSGIAFPVHADRGQCGLVVFLGSEIVLPQDSLYEIHARCFSLFAAVARIRPGDAGRMRAISKRELECLKLTANGNTSEEIARLLKLSVHTANQYLTQSTQKLNAVNRNQAVAKALRLGLIE, from the coding sequence TTGAAACAGGCAGACATCAAGGAAGCCGCGGAAGCCCTTTTCAACGAGCAGCGCAGCCCGTTCGGCGCCTTCTCGCTAAGTTCCGAAACCCATCACGCCGTCACCGTTCCCGATGCCGTGCGCCGCTGCCGCTGGATATCGGTCGACATCAACGCCTCGGCCTTCGGCCTGTACTTCGTCAGCCCGTCGCCGGAGCGGGCGCGGCTGGTCCCATGCTTCGATTCCGACTATCCCGGCATTGCGGTGGCGACGAAGTTCATCTCAGGCGCCAATGGCGAAGAGATCGTGCGCCACACCCACAATTCGACGGAGCCACGCTGGTGGACGGATGACGGTGTCGCGGCCATGACCGAAATGTTCGGCAACCTCGCCTGGACCGCGCAGATAGCGCCACTGGCGCCCGGCACCAGCGGCATCGCCTTTCCTGTCCACGCCGATCGCGGCCAGTGCGGCCTCGTCGTCTTCCTGGGATCGGAGATCGTGCTGCCGCAGGATTCCCTCTACGAAATCCACGCCCGCTGTTTTTCCTTGTTCGCCGCCGTCGCGCGTATCCGCCCAGGCGATGCCGGCAGGATGCGCGCCATCTCCAAACGTGAACTCGAATGCCTGAAGCTGACTGCCAACGGCAACACCAGCGAGGAAATCGCACGGCTCCTGAAACTGTCGGTCCACACCGCCAACCAGTATCTGACCCAGTCGACGCAGAAGCTCAACGCCGTCAACCGCAACCAGGCGGTTGCCAAGGCGCTGCGGCTTGGTCTGATCGAGTAA
- a CDS encoding helix-turn-helix transcriptional regulator: protein MSSPAALLQSDTLGSRLTSRGDLTSFFMELTAEIGADSYMLVAIVHDQDRNDARIVSSNWIFDAIELTGKRLIASLAQGALTVAPGIRPRPLVAAEAPDADGLVSGEEARLLDVLGHAEIYSLRLNVGRQRLFALFSAAAAGQIDQPALMKAQLKCCYALSNIPQLIAAAAMQDPLSDRERECLFWVSEGKTTDEVAVILGVSSNTVNSYITHAIQKFAASNRAMAIATAIRSGII, encoded by the coding sequence ATGAGCAGTCCCGCCGCGCTTCTTCAATCCGACACATTGGGCTCGCGCCTGACGTCGCGCGGTGATTTGACCAGCTTCTTCATGGAGCTGACCGCCGAGATCGGCGCCGACAGCTACATGCTGGTTGCCATCGTCCACGACCAGGACCGCAACGACGCGCGCATCGTCTCGTCGAACTGGATCTTCGACGCCATCGAACTGACCGGCAAGCGGCTGATCGCCAGCCTTGCCCAGGGCGCCCTCACCGTCGCGCCCGGCATCCGTCCACGGCCGCTGGTGGCAGCCGAGGCGCCCGATGCCGACGGGCTGGTCTCTGGCGAAGAAGCCCGCCTTCTCGACGTGCTCGGCCATGCCGAGATCTATTCGCTCAGGCTGAATGTCGGCCGACAGCGCCTGTTCGCCCTGTTCTCGGCGGCAGCGGCCGGCCAGATCGACCAGCCGGCGCTGATGAAGGCGCAGCTGAAATGCTGCTACGCGCTTTCGAATATTCCGCAACTGATCGCTGCCGCGGCCATGCAGGATCCGCTGTCCGATCGCGAGCGTGAATGCCTGTTCTGGGTCTCGGAAGGCAAGACCACCGATGAGGTGGCGGTCATCCTTGGCGTGTCCTCCAACACCGTCAACAGCTACATCACCCACGCCATCCAGAAATTCGCGGCCTCGAACCGCGCGATGGCCATCGCCACGGCGATCAGGAGTGGCATCATTTGA
- a CDS encoding pitrilysin family protein, giving the protein MKRVFLAFTVVLAVFAGAAKAEPIVTYALDNGLQVVLVPDHRAPKVVMNLRYRVGSMNEPAGRSGFAHLFEHLMFSGTPAWPNVFGAHAALGNEINAWTTEDGTVFYVDGLSSSLPMILSLEADRMANLGRSVTQAKLDLQRSVVKNEMRQNVLDKAGASGWEAFWSGLFPKPHPYSRMVIGSVADLDAATLDDVRGFFNTYYLPNNAVLVLVGDLKVDDTKALIADTFGRVPSGADVARPAVPEPTQARLKLVLEDRVPSPVVVVGFSGPAAQSPDNGALGIAAELLGNGDYGFLRNRLVSEQGIATYASASWTGGLLGGRFTFEAGAAAGVTPEALESAMKAAFADFQKTPLDPADVERARNGILQAARLGNEALKDRAGTVSYDADILGDAQSALVDDPRVKNASAADVEATIRRLLKLEDASVLVLKPGPRGGYPDALIGSSGTPRPFTAPERVAIDIPKHPAGQAPSAVLPAMETATLSNGIKLVHYTMPEAPMVYVAASAQGGWNSVPQGKEGLLELAASMATRGARDRGSADFAKATSDIGAGIGYQAGALTTSMTLGVRPEKLDQGLGLLADAVLKPRFDKTEWTVLMAQTVDWLNGREADLPGVAGRAAKAALIPQVPGKADVDWSAKALASISLDEAKAAFKAEFTPKSVTFYSVGPMPVATVAAGLEKVFGTWTSDSAGYTVEPSPAAHFKQGRKVLLVPEPGASQSALFVARPAPGTDEGERAESTAVANLLGDDFSSRLNSVIREEKGYSYGVSSYLLSPMKAGSGLVVATTVERANTGPAITEILKGFAGLTTLPVAQDEVDRTVTVYRRALAGSAETSAGLFGSLIGAVGSGSTLEDQQSRMTARTQLTLDAVQKQALALSSLEPSLIVVAGDPDVVMPQLAAIGLKEVEIVKRDEAGEQTAMRALDLLGANSQAPLSASPWRVGDSGTTRAVHSCAGAKDCGAQIHAD; this is encoded by the coding sequence ATGAAGCGGGTTTTCCTGGCGTTCACGGTGGTGCTCGCGGTTTTTGCCGGCGCGGCCAAGGCCGAGCCCATCGTCACCTATGCGCTCGACAACGGGCTGCAAGTGGTGCTGGTGCCGGACCATCGTGCGCCGAAGGTGGTGATGAACCTGCGCTACCGCGTCGGGTCGATGAATGAACCGGCTGGCCGCTCCGGCTTCGCGCATCTGTTCGAGCATCTGATGTTTTCCGGCACGCCGGCCTGGCCGAACGTGTTCGGCGCGCATGCAGCGCTAGGCAACGAGATCAATGCCTGGACCACCGAGGACGGTACCGTGTTCTATGTCGACGGGCTGTCGTCGTCACTGCCGATGATCCTGTCGCTGGAAGCCGACCGCATGGCCAACCTCGGCCGCTCGGTGACGCAAGCCAAGCTCGACCTGCAGCGTTCGGTGGTCAAGAACGAGATGCGCCAGAACGTGCTCGACAAGGCCGGCGCATCCGGCTGGGAAGCCTTCTGGTCCGGGCTGTTCCCGAAGCCGCATCCCTATAGCCGCATGGTCATCGGTTCGGTCGCCGACCTCGATGCGGCGACGCTCGACGATGTCAGAGGCTTCTTCAACACCTACTATCTGCCCAATAATGCCGTGCTGGTGCTAGTCGGCGACCTCAAGGTCGATGACACCAAGGCGCTGATTGCCGATACGTTCGGCAGGGTACCGAGCGGCGCCGATGTGGCGCGACCCGCAGTGCCGGAACCGACGCAGGCGCGGCTGAAGCTGGTGCTGGAAGACCGCGTGCCGAGCCCCGTCGTCGTGGTCGGCTTCAGCGGCCCGGCGGCGCAGTCGCCAGACAATGGCGCGCTCGGCATCGCCGCCGAACTGCTCGGCAATGGCGACTACGGATTTCTGCGCAACCGGCTTGTGTCGGAACAGGGTATCGCCACCTATGCCAGCGCGAGCTGGACGGGCGGCCTGCTTGGCGGGCGCTTCACCTTCGAGGCGGGTGCGGCGGCGGGCGTGACGCCGGAAGCGCTCGAAAGCGCGATGAAAGCCGCCTTCGCCGATTTCCAGAAGACGCCGCTCGACCCGGCTGATGTCGAACGCGCGCGCAACGGCATATTGCAGGCCGCGCGGCTGGGCAACGAGGCGCTGAAGGATCGTGCCGGCACCGTCTCCTACGATGCCGACATTCTCGGCGATGCGCAGAGCGCGCTGGTCGACGATCCGCGTGTCAAGAATGCCAGCGCCGCCGATGTCGAAGCGACGATTAGGCGGCTCCTGAAACTCGAAGACGCCAGCGTGCTGGTGTTGAAGCCAGGCCCGCGCGGCGGCTATCCCGACGCGCTGATCGGTTCGTCCGGCACGCCGCGGCCCTTTACGGCACCGGAGAGGGTGGCGATCGACATTCCGAAGCATCCGGCCGGGCAAGCGCCTTCGGCGGTGTTGCCGGCCATGGAAACGGCGACGCTCTCTAACGGCATCAAACTCGTCCACTACACAATGCCGGAAGCGCCGATGGTCTATGTCGCGGCGAGTGCGCAAGGCGGTTGGAACAGCGTGCCGCAAGGCAAGGAGGGGCTGCTGGAGCTTGCCGCCAGCATGGCGACGCGTGGCGCTAGGGATCGCGGTTCGGCCGACTTCGCCAAGGCAACCAGCGATATCGGCGCCGGCATCGGCTACCAGGCCGGCGCGCTGACCACATCGATGACGCTTGGCGTGCGGCCGGAAAAACTGGATCAAGGTCTTGGCCTGCTTGCCGACGCGGTGCTGAAGCCGCGTTTCGACAAGACCGAATGGACGGTGCTGATGGCGCAGACAGTCGATTGGCTGAACGGGCGCGAGGCGGATCTGCCGGGCGTCGCCGGCCGCGCGGCGAAGGCGGCGCTGATCCCGCAGGTGCCGGGCAAGGCTGATGTCGACTGGTCGGCAAAGGCGCTGGCCTCGATCTCGCTCGACGAGGCGAAAGCTGCGTTTAAGGCGGAGTTCACGCCGAAGTCGGTGACCTTCTACAGCGTTGGCCCGATGCCGGTTGCGACCGTCGCTGCCGGCCTTGAAAAGGTATTCGGTACATGGACGAGCGACTCCGCCGGTTATACCGTCGAACCGTCGCCTGCCGCGCATTTCAAGCAGGGCCGAAAAGTGCTGCTGGTGCCCGAACCCGGCGCCAGCCAGTCGGCGCTTTTCGTGGCGCGACCGGCGCCCGGCACCGACGAAGGCGAACGCGCGGAATCGACCGCGGTCGCCAATCTGCTTGGCGATGATTTCTCCAGCCGACTGAATTCAGTGATCCGCGAGGAGAAGGGCTATTCCTATGGCGTGTCGAGCTATCTCTTAAGCCCGATGAAGGCCGGCTCGGGCCTCGTCGTGGCAACGACTGTTGAACGTGCCAACACCGGTCCGGCGATCACCGAGATCCTGAAGGGGTTTGCCGGCCTGACAACCTTGCCGGTGGCGCAGGACGAGGTCGACCGCACGGTGACAGTCTATCGCCGGGCGCTGGCTGGGTCGGCGGAAACCTCGGCCGGCCTGTTCGGCTCGCTGATCGGCGCGGTCGGCAGTGGTTCGACGCTCGAGGACCAGCAAAGCCGGATGACGGCGCGCACCCAGCTGACGCTCGACGCCGTGCAGAAACAGGCGCTGGCATTGTCGTCGCTGGAGCCGTCGCTGATCGTCGTTGCCGGTGATCCCGACGTGGTCATGCCGCAGCTTGCCGCGATTGGCCTCAAGGAGGTCGAGATCGTCAAGCGTGACGAGGCTGGCGAACAGACGGCCATGCGGGCGCTCGACCTTCTCGGCGCCAACAGCCAGGCGCCGTTGTCCGCTTCGCCGTGGCGGGTCGGCGATAGCGGCACGACGCGAGCGGTGCACTCTTGCGCCGGCGCCAAGGACTGCGGCGCGCAAATCCACGCCGATTGA
- a CDS encoding TMEM43 family protein, whose translation MSDSFREVTSVSWFGRIKRAVGGVIFGLLLIVLMVIGLFWNEGRAVQTARSLAEGSGAVVSINADSVDAGNDGKLVHVSGPVTADSGLSDPDFGIAAQGLRLSRSVEMYQWKEESKSETTKKLGGGEETETTYSYSKVWDDSQIDSSDFKKPDGHQNPPMAIHSRTFQIPQGKLVAFDLDTPVLDRIQGDKDYSLSSSQSAAIKAAYTGTKPLSIVDGRIYLGSDNTTPALGDYRIGYDLAPLGVVSIVARQAGSRFEPYQTQAGDALLMVDTGQVPADKMFADAVSANTLITWLLRAGGLLLLTIGFALFLSPIGVILDVIPFLGGIARMGTGIIAFFLAILVGMTTIAIAWFWYRPVLAAGILAAGVIAAAAVYYLGRSRKAAAPIGTPSTGAAA comes from the coding sequence ATGAGCGATTCATTTCGGGAAGTTACTTCGGTCTCGTGGTTCGGGCGGATCAAGCGCGCGGTCGGTGGGGTCATCTTCGGCCTGCTGCTGATCGTGCTGATGGTGATCGGGCTGTTCTGGAACGAGGGCCGCGCGGTGCAGACGGCGCGCTCGCTGGCCGAAGGGTCGGGCGCTGTTGTCTCGATCAACGCCGACAGCGTCGATGCCGGCAATGACGGCAAACTGGTGCATGTCAGCGGGCCGGTGACGGCCGATAGCGGCCTGTCCGATCCGGATTTCGGCATCGCGGCGCAAGGGCTGCGCCTGTCGCGCAGCGTCGAGATGTACCAGTGGAAGGAAGAGTCCAAATCCGAGACCACCAAGAAGCTTGGCGGCGGCGAGGAGACAGAGACCACCTACAGCTATTCGAAGGTGTGGGACGACAGCCAGATCGATTCATCCGATTTCAAGAAGCCGGACGGCCATCAAAATCCACCAATGGCAATACACAGCCGGACCTTCCAGATCCCGCAGGGCAAGCTCGTCGCTTTCGATCTGGATACACCGGTGCTGGATCGTATCCAGGGCGACAAGGACTACTCGCTGTCGTCCAGCCAGTCGGCGGCGATAAAGGCGGCCTATACCGGGACGAAGCCGCTCAGCATCGTCGATGGCAGGATCTATCTCGGCAGCGACAACACGACGCCTGCGCTGGGCGATTACCGTATCGGCTACGACCTGGCGCCGCTCGGCGTGGTCAGCATCGTCGCGCGCCAGGCCGGCAGCCGGTTCGAGCCTTACCAGACGCAAGCCGGCGATGCGCTGCTGATGGTCGATACCGGCCAGGTGCCGGCCGACAAGATGTTCGCCGACGCGGTCAGCGCCAACACGCTGATCACCTGGCTGCTGCGCGCCGGTGGCCTCTTGCTGCTGACGATCGGCTTTGCCCTGTTCCTCAGCCCGATCGGCGTGATCCTCGATGTCATCCCGTTCCTCGGCGGCATCGCGCGGATGGGCACCGGCATCATCGCCTTCTTCCTGGCGATCCTGGTCGGCATGACGACGATCGCGATTGCCTGGTTCTGGTATCGGCCGGTTCTGGCGGCCGGCATCCTGGCCGCCGGCGTCATCGCGGCGGCGGCGGTCTATTATCTCGGCCGCTCACGCAAGGCAGCGGCACCAATTGGCACGCCTAGCACCGGCGCCGCGGCATGA
- a CDS encoding histone deacetylase family protein, with translation MKTVYSPLHAGHAGQMELVTSAIVPGFEKPSRAEFIKARVESEKLGPIVLPLEHDLAAAKRIHKSDYIDFLPAVWPQWVASGHEGTAMPFTWPTRGLRGDVPPKRVDALLGYYSFDAGATFVEGTWAAIKSSYDVALTAAGLVKGGERSAFALCRPPGHHAGAGFMGGYCYINNGAVAAQWFLDQGAARISILDVDYHHGNGTQEIFYHRADVQVLNLHGDPMVEYPFFLGHADERGVGAGEGFNINYPMPFGTSWDAWNASLEDACARLAAYAPDIVIVSLGVDTFEKDPISQFKLKSPDYPKIGRRIARLGLPTLFVMEGGYAVEEIGINAVGVLTGFEDR, from the coding sequence ATGAAGACTGTCTATTCGCCGCTTCATGCCGGCCATGCCGGCCAGATGGAACTGGTCACATCGGCCATCGTGCCGGGTTTTGAAAAGCCTTCACGCGCCGAGTTCATCAAGGCGCGGGTCGAAAGCGAGAAGCTCGGTCCGATCGTCCTGCCGCTCGAGCATGACCTTGCCGCCGCCAAGCGTATCCACAAATCGGACTACATCGACTTCCTGCCGGCGGTCTGGCCGCAATGGGTGGCCTCCGGCCACGAGGGCACCGCCATGCCCTTCACCTGGCCGACGCGCGGCCTGCGCGGCGACGTGCCGCCGAAGCGTGTCGATGCGCTGCTCGGCTACTATTCCTTCGATGCCGGCGCCACCTTTGTCGAAGGCACCTGGGCCGCGATCAAATCGTCGTATGACGTGGCGCTGACCGCGGCTGGCCTGGTCAAGGGCGGCGAACGGTCGGCCTTCGCGCTCTGCCGCCCGCCCGGCCACCATGCCGGCGCCGGCTTCATGGGCGGCTATTGCTACATCAACAACGGCGCCGTCGCCGCGCAGTGGTTCCTTGACCAGGGCGCTGCCCGCATCTCCATCCTCGATGTCGACTACCACCATGGCAACGGCACGCAGGAGATTTTCTATCACCGCGCCGACGTGCAGGTCCTCAATCTGCATGGCGATCCGATGGTCGAATATCCGTTCTTCCTCGGCCATGCCGATGAACGCGGCGTCGGCGCCGGCGAAGGTTTCAACATCAACTATCCCATGCCGTTCGGCACCAGCTGGGACGCCTGGAACGCCTCGCTGGAGGATGCCTGCGCCAGGCTCGCCGCCTATGCGCCCGACATCGTCATCGTCTCGCTCGGCGTCGACACCTTCGAGAAGGACCCGATCAGCCAGTTCAAACTGAAAAGCCCCGACTACCCCAAGATCGGCCGCCGCATCGCTAGGCTCGGCCTGCCGACGCTGTTCGTCATGGAAGGCGGCTATGCCGTCGAGGAGATCGGCATCAACGCCGTCGGCGTGCTGACCGGTTTCGAGGACCGGTAA
- a CDS encoding TetR/AcrR family transcriptional regulator produces MPVRCFEIPLVISENSVDKRMRLIIRVCQHAEFRMYCGQPPAPVFRPGGERGHQAVKRSLDRKTRIALEPRKQPRQQRSSKVVDRILDAALILTREQGTRTPTTLAIAQRAGLSVGSIYQYFPNKEAILLDLARRWLSSFPEVIAKRIKVAPPTNREEFRREVRKLFIDTSRIYLENATLMPVIEAISGNADLRPIQDEYDEQIIALYAAWLRHVNPALEDKIAKRLGLVMMEVGHACRLVGMKRDRKTFDLIEDDVESMWLALVSPYLNLG; encoded by the coding sequence ATGCCAGTGCGCTGTTTTGAAATTCCCCTTGTGATCTCCGAAAACAGCGTGGATAAAAGAATGCGACTGATTATTCGCGTTTGTCAACATGCCGAATTTAGAATGTATTGTGGACAGCCCCCTGCGCCTGTGTTCAGACCGGGCGGGGAACGAGGACATCAAGCCGTGAAGCGCAGTCTCGATCGCAAAACCAGGATAGCGCTCGAGCCGCGCAAGCAGCCGCGGCAACAGCGGTCGAGCAAGGTGGTCGACCGGATTCTCGACGCGGCGCTGATCCTGACGCGGGAGCAAGGAACCAGGACGCCGACGACGCTCGCCATTGCGCAGCGCGCGGGCCTGTCTGTCGGTTCGATCTACCAATACTTCCCCAACAAGGAAGCCATTCTTCTCGACCTGGCCCGGCGCTGGCTGTCCTCCTTTCCCGAAGTGATCGCCAAGCGCATCAAGGTCGCCCCGCCCACCAACCGGGAAGAGTTCCGGCGCGAAGTGCGCAAGCTCTTCATCGATACCTCCAGGATATATCTCGAAAACGCCACCCTGATGCCGGTGATCGAGGCCATATCTGGCAATGCCGATCTCAGGCCGATCCAGGACGAATATGACGAGCAGATCATCGCGCTTTACGCCGCCTGGCTGCGACACGTGAACCCTGCGCTGGAAGATAAGATCGCCAAACGGCTCGGCCTGGTGATGATGGAGGTCGGGCACGCCTGCCGGCTTGTCGGCATGAAACGAGATCGCAAGACATTCGACCTCATCGAGGACGATGTCGAATCCATGTGGCTGGCTCTGGTGAGCCCCTACCTCAACCTTGGCTGA
- a CDS encoding amidohydrolase, translated as MSVTGAGRSADLIVINGRVLTMDDDNPAAEAVAVKDGAIIAIGSRAAIEELKGTATQVIDAKGGSVLPGFIEAHMHLFGGAAELDNLHLAGVHGFDALRDAIRAFAAARPNARLLIGAGVDYAILPGPVTRHHLDQIIPDRPFAMSASDHHTMWANTKALEEAGLLNGRELGPGNEIVMGTDGLAAGELREGEAFGPILEHFGQNRTRLGLTGGEPEPYPSAEELAADRDLMHRGLEWCARHGITSIQNMDGNLYQLELLAGLEAEGRLICRTKIPFHFKNFMELGILEKASAMAATYKSEWLSSGMVKVFYDGVLDSWTAVMVDDYADRPGWRGEPLFTPEHFAEVAVEADRRGLQIAVHSIGDGAVRAVLDGYQAAQKANGKRDSRHRVEHIEVTTPTDVPRFAELGVIASMQPPHPPGAMNFPLEPTISRIGRDRWPLSYAWRTLKDAGARVVFASDWPVSPVDPILGIQAAVMRKPWAEGLPDQSFSLHEALAGYTVEGAYSEFMEHRKGVLKPGYLADLVVLSADIESTAPEALHTVRPVTTICGGKITYQA; from the coding sequence ATGTCTGTCACGGGTGCGGGTCGTAGTGCGGATCTGATCGTCATCAACGGTCGTGTGCTGACCATGGACGATGACAATCCCGCCGCCGAGGCCGTTGCCGTCAAGGACGGCGCCATCATCGCCATCGGCAGCCGCGCTGCAATCGAAGAGCTCAAGGGAACGGCCACACAGGTGATCGACGCCAAGGGCGGTTCGGTTCTGCCCGGTTTCATCGAAGCTCATATGCATCTTTTCGGCGGCGCGGCTGAACTCGACAATCTGCATCTGGCTGGCGTGCATGGCTTCGATGCCTTGCGCGATGCTATCCGGGCCTTTGCCGCGGCGCGGCCCAACGCCAGGCTTCTGATCGGCGCCGGCGTCGACTATGCGATCCTGCCAGGGCCGGTCACGCGCCACCATCTCGACCAAATTATCCCCGACCGCCCCTTCGCCATGTCGGCCTCCGATCACCATACGATGTGGGCGAACACCAAGGCGCTGGAGGAGGCGGGCCTCCTGAATGGCAGGGAATTGGGGCCGGGCAACGAGATCGTGATGGGTACCGATGGACTCGCGGCGGGCGAATTGCGCGAGGGCGAGGCTTTCGGCCCGATCCTGGAGCATTTCGGGCAGAACCGCACACGGCTCGGTCTTACGGGCGGTGAGCCGGAACCCTATCCCTCCGCCGAGGAACTTGCCGCCGATCGGGATCTGATGCATCGCGGCCTGGAATGGTGCGCCCGCCACGGCATCACGTCGATCCAGAACATGGACGGCAACCTCTACCAGCTCGAGCTGCTTGCCGGCCTGGAGGCGGAAGGGCGGCTCATATGCCGTACAAAAATCCCGTTCCATTTCAAGAACTTCATGGAGCTGGGCATACTTGAAAAAGCGTCTGCCATGGCCGCGACCTACAAGTCCGAATGGCTGTCCTCGGGCATGGTCAAGGTGTTTTATGACGGCGTGCTCGATTCCTGGACGGCTGTGATGGTCGACGACTATGCCGACCGTCCCGGCTGGCGCGGCGAGCCATTGTTCACGCCCGAGCACTTCGCCGAGGTGGCGGTGGAGGCCGACCGCAGAGGCCTGCAGATCGCCGTTCATTCGATAGGTGACGGCGCAGTCCGCGCAGTGCTCGACGGTTATCAGGCGGCGCAGAAGGCCAATGGCAAGCGGGACAGCCGTCACCGCGTCGAGCATATCGAGGTCACCACGCCTACGGATGTGCCGCGGTTCGCCGAACTTGGCGTCATCGCTTCGATGCAACCGCCGCATCCGCCCGGCGCCATGAACTTTCCGCTGGAGCCGACGATTTCGCGCATCGGCCGCGACAGGTGGCCGCTGAGCTATGCCTGGCGCACGCTCAAGGATGCTGGCGCCCGCGTCGTGTTCGCTTCCGACTGGCCGGTCTCGCCGGTTGATCCGATCCTGGGCATCCAAGCTGCGGTCATGCGCAAACCTTGGGCAGAAGGCCTGCCGGACCAGAGTTTCTCGCTGCATGAAGCGCTTGCCGGCTATACGGTCGAGGGCGCCTACAGCGAATTCATGGAACACCGCAAAGGCGTGCTGAAGCCGGGTTATCTGGCGGATCTCGTCGTTTTGTCGGCCGATATCGAGAGCACTGCCCCGGAAGCGTTGCATACGGTGCGGCCGGTGACGACCATCTGTGGCGGCAAAATCACCTACCAAGCCTGA
- a CDS encoding ABC transporter ATP-binding protein, whose translation MPDKPDRNAIEVVNVSKIFGSGEGQVAALDTVSVSIRENEFFTLLGPSGCGKTTLLRLIAGFDFPSAGEILLYGQDIAPLPPFKRPVNTVFQSYALFPHMTVADNIGFGLEMLGKPKAEITARVAQMLKLVKMEALSNRRTSQISGGQQQRVALARALAPQPKVLLLDEPLSALDYKLRKEMQIELKRLQHETGITFIFVTHDQEEALTMSDRIAVMSAGKILQVGAPRDIYDRPAERFVADFIGETNFLKGAVVSKKSGVATVKLASGATVAAGFPENFDPSGAVTVVVRPEHADLIADVSKGTVAGTLENIVYFGTDTHYHVKLDGGDNFIVRYQNSRSGAVTFETGAKVGIVFEDDGARILKD comes from the coding sequence GTGCCGGACAAACCGGATCGGAATGCGATTGAAGTAGTAAACGTCAGCAAAATTTTCGGATCGGGTGAGGGGCAGGTCGCTGCCCTCGACACGGTCTCGGTATCGATCCGCGAGAATGAGTTCTTCACACTGCTGGGACCATCCGGCTGCGGAAAAACGACGTTGTTGCGGCTGATAGCCGGCTTTGATTTTCCGAGTGCCGGCGAAATCCTGCTCTACGGCCAGGACATCGCGCCGCTGCCGCCGTTCAAGCGCCCGGTCAACACCGTCTTCCAGTCCTATGCACTGTTTCCCCACATGACGGTGGCCGACAATATCGGCTTCGGCCTGGAAATGCTGGGTAAGCCGAAGGCGGAGATTACGGCGCGCGTCGCCCAGATGCTGAAGCTGGTCAAGATGGAGGCGCTGAGCAATCGCCGCACCAGCCAGATCTCCGGCGGCCAGCAGCAGCGCGTGGCGCTGGCCCGGGCATTGGCGCCGCAGCCGAAAGTGCTGCTGCTCGACGAACCGCTCTCCGCACTCGACTACAAGCTGCGCAAGGAAATGCAGATCGAGCTGAAGCGGCTGCAGCACGAGACCGGCATCACCTTCATCTTCGTCACCCACGACCAGGAAGAAGCGCTGACCATGTCGGACCGCATCGCTGTCATGTCGGCGGGCAAGATCCTGCAGGTAGGCGCGCCGCGCGACATCTACGACCGACCGGCCGAACGCTTCGTCGCCGACTTCATCGGCGAGACCAATTTCCTCAAGGGTGCCGTGGTATCGAAGAAATCCGGCGTCGCCACCGTGAAGCTCGCCTCCGGCGCGACCGTGGCGGCAGGGTTCCCGGAAAACTTCGATCCCTCGGGTGCAGTCACGGTCGTCGTGCGGCCTGAGCATGCGGATCTGATCGCCGATGTGTCCAAGGGCACGGTCGCCGGAACTCTGGAGAATATCGTCTATTTCGGCACGGATACGCACTACCACGTCAAGCTCGACGGCGGTGACAACTTCATCGTGCGTTACCAGAACAGCCGGTCCGGCGCAGTGACATTCGAGACGGGCGCCAAGGTGGGCATCGTGTTCGAAGACGACGGCGCGCGGATACTGAAGGACTGA